One Thermicanus aegyptius DSM 12793 DNA segment encodes these proteins:
- the spoIIID gene encoding sporulation transcriptional regulator SpoIIID — protein sequence MHDYIKERTLKIGLHIIETRRTVRSIAKEFGVSKSTVHKDLTERLPEIDPVLANQVKEILEYHKSVRHLRGGEATKIKYRRKKAKMVSEATVEAEF from the coding sequence TTGCATGATTACATCAAGGAGAGGACGTTGAAAATCGGACTCCACATCATCGAAACCCGGCGCACCGTGCGGTCGATCGCCAAAGAATTCGGAGTATCGAAAAGCACGGTGCATAAGGACCTGACGGAGCGGCTCCCGGAAATCGATCCGGTGCTGGCCAATCAGGTGAAAGAGATTCTGGAGTACCACAAGTCCGTTCGTCACCTGCGGGGTGGTGAAGCGACGAAGATTAAATATCGCCGGAAGAAGGCAAAGATGGTGAGCGAGGCAACGGTGGAAGCGGAATTCTAA